One genomic window of Monodelphis domestica isolate mMonDom1 chromosome 1, mMonDom1.pri, whole genome shotgun sequence includes the following:
- the SFTPB gene encoding pulmonary surfactant-associated protein B, whose product MAITRNLPLLLLLLPPLSNLSPAAAARIPTGPACTQDLEFQCQDIETAMRCGALGHCLQKIWGHASADDLCQECEDIVTILTKKAKEVIFKKTIQHFLEEECSKFPLKIMFSNCQLVMEEYLSNLLQHYQGQLPNKICGSLGLCENKVPLSAWEPGSQDLSKKLVPAFLEDFPGSSRAHTRDLMEQKFPIPLPFCWLCRTLIKKIQAVIPRSVLAMAVAQVCHIVPLVAGGICQCLAERYTVILLDAVMGRVLPQLVCGLVLRCSADESYNLGLLPDQWTPSDPDCRLCVSVTSRASWELPGNSTERDIERTLINVCNDPKLDWQECQGLMERYYSSLRSLLPRGRDPHAVCQALGMCEAELSQQRMPACAQGPSFWCSSLEAAKQCHAALYCWIHGHD is encoded by the exons ATGGCTATAACTCGAAACCTgccattgctgctgctgctgctgccacctcTCTCCAACCTAAGCCCTG CTGCGGCAGCTCGAATCCCCACGGGACCAGCTTGTACCCAGGACCTCGAGTTCCAGTGTCAGGATATAGAGACAGCTATGCGCTGTGGCGCTCTGGGCCACTGTCTCCAGAAGATCTGGGGACATGCCAGCGCA GATGACCTCTGCCAAGAGTGTGAGGACATCGTGACCATTCTCACCAAGAAGGCTAAAGAGGTCATTTTTAAG AAAACCATTCAGCACTTTCTAGAAGAGGAATGCTCCAAATTTCCACTGAAGATCATGTTCTCAAACTGCCAGCTCGTAATGGAAGAGTACTTGTCCAACCTCCTCCAGCACTACCAGGGACAACTT CCAAACAAGATATGTGGAAGCCTGGGCCTGTGTGAAAACAAGGTCCCGCTCTCAGCATGGGAACCAGGATCTCAGGATCTCTCAAAAAAGCTGGTCCCAGCATTTCTGGAGGACTTCCCAGGGAGTTCCAGGGCTCACACCCGG GACCTCATGGAGCAGAAGTTTCCCATTCCACTTCCCTTCTGTTGGCTCTGTCGAACCTTAATCAAGAAAATTCAAGCTGTCATCCCCAGG TCTGTGTTGGCGATGGCAGTTGCTCAAGTGTGCCACATCGTGCCCCTGGTGGCGGGTGGCATCTGCCAGTGCCTGGCTGAGCGCTACACCGTCATCCTGCTGGACGCTGTGATGGGCCGTGTGTTGCCCCAGCTGGTCTGTGGCCTTGTCCTTCGATGTTCCGCTGATGAGAGCTACAACTTGG GGCTGCTCCCAGACCAGTGGACACCCTCAGACCCAGACTGCCGCCTCTGTGTCTCGGTGACCAGCCGGGCATCATGGGAGCTCCCTGGGAACAGCACAGAGAGAGACATCGAGAGGACCCTGATCAACGTCTGTAACGACCCCAAGCTGGACTGGCAGGAG TGCCAAGGCTTAATGGAGCGATACTACTCGTCCCTGCGGTCCTTGCTGCCCCGCGGCCGAGACCCCCACGCCGTCTGCCAG GCTCTGGGGATGTGTGAAGCGGAGCTCAGTCAGCAGAGGATGCCAGCCTGTGCCCAGGGCCCGAGCTTCTGGTGCTCCAGCCTCGAGGCTGCCAAGCAATGCCAC GCTGCCCTGTACTGCTGGATCCACGGGCACGACTGA